The Athalia rosae chromosome 7, iyAthRosa1.1, whole genome shotgun sequence genome window below encodes:
- the LOC125501676 gene encoding piggyBac transposable element-derived protein 4-like: MTNIEEIQSLFGLLYLAGTLKLSHEKTTDLWARDGTSPYFKAVMSEARFRQLLRALRFDDLDTRKERSQNDKLAPIREIVDHMNEKFLSLYSVHENVTIDEMMFSFKGRCSFRQYFPMKHSYGIKTFAFIDSLNYYTSFTEIYTGKQPPGPFFVDNTSKVVVQRIAKSILGTGQNITMDNWFSSIPLIDELQTSHKTTVVATRKKNKKEIPPEFLATKTRPIFSSLIGYSDGKVLSSYVPEKNKCVLVISSMHEECKIDESTGSKQKPEIIMYYN, encoded by the coding sequence ATGACCAATATCGAAGAAATACAGTCACTGTTTGGATTGTTGTACTTGGCTGGAACTTTGAAGTTATCACATGAAAAAACAACTGATTTATGGGCACGTGATGGCACTTCTCCATATTTTAAGGCTGTTATGTCTGAAGCTAGATTTCGTCAACTCTTACGGGCACTAAGATTCGACGATCTTGatacgagaaaagaaagatcACAAAACGATAAACTAGCACCAATAAGAGAGATTGTTGATcatatgaacgaaaaatttttaagtttGTACTCTGTACATGAAAATGTGACAATTGATGAGATGATGTTTTCATTTAAAGGAAGGTGCAGTTTTCGTCAATATTTCCCGATGAAACATTCATATGGCATAAAAACATTTGCTTTCATTGattcgttgaattattatacatcttTCACAGAAATTTATACGGGAAAGCAGCCTCCAGGACCATTTTTTGTCGATAATACATCCAAAGTTGTAGTGCAACGCATTGCAAAATCAATTTTGGGAACTGGTCAAAACATAACTATGGATAACTGGTTCAGCTCAATCCCCCTTATTGATGAACTACAAACATCGCACAAAACTACAGTAGTGgcgactcgaaaaaaaaataaaaaagagattcCTCCAGAATTTTTAGCCACCAAAACTCGTCCGATTTTCTCATCACTAATTGGATACAGTGATGGAAAAGTATTAAGTTCATATGttcctgaaaaaaataaatgtgtcCTTGTAATTTCATCCATGCATGAAGAAtgtaaaatcgacgaaagCACAGGTTCAAAACAGAAACCCGAAATTATTATGTATTACAACTAA
- the LOC125501675 gene encoding putative nuclease HARBI1 isoform X1, which yields MDRETFRCHFRLTVQTFEVVLDKVSIALRAGARNVNNGRSSIPPEKSLLLTLWLLATPDSFRSVADRFGTTKSVAHRNFLQITKILSQLAAEYLRWPTIPELRRVRILFDNLRPDNGFPDIIGAVDGTHIAIRAPIIDPKSYVNRKKFHSIILQGICDTELCFIDVFVGWPGSSHDSRVWRRSPICQQIEENEIIPEGTHLVGDSAYPLHKYLMTPYKDNGHLTRRQKNYNYELSSKRVVIEQAFGRLKGRFRRLKYLDMALMNKIKTVVIAACVLHNMCIKCNDPWEEEMPVEPDNNVDDGANDGVNHNEDARTKRDNIARMLETL from the exons ATGGATCGCGAAACCTTCCGATGTCATTTCCGATTGACTGTCCAAACATTTGAG GTCGTTTTGGACAAAGTATCTATTGCACTACGAGCAGGAGCCCGCAATGTAAATAACGGAAGAAGTTCGATACCTCCAGAAAAGAGTCTACTATTAACATTGTGGCTTTTAGCTACTCCAGACTCCTTTCGCTCTGTTGCTGATCGGTTTGGAACCACCAAGAGCGTAGCCCATCGTAACTTCTTACAGATCACAAAGATACTATCTCAACTAGCTGCGGAATATCTAAGATGGCCAACTATACCAGAACTCAGACGTGTGCGGATTCTGTTCGATAATTTGCGCCCTGATAATGGTTTTCCTGATATTATTGGCGCAGTGGATGGTACTCACATTGCCATTCGAGCTCCAATAATAGATCCAAAAAGTTATGTAAATAGGAAGAAATTTCACTCGATAATACTACAAGGTATATGTGACACAGAACTGTGTTTCATTGACGTATTTGTGGGTTGGCCAGGTTCATCACATGACAGTCGGGTATGGCGTAGAAGCCCCATTTGTCAGCAGATTGAAGAGAACGAAATCATTCCAGAAGGCACGCATCTAGTTGGGGATAGCGCATATCCTTTGCATAAATATTTGATGACACCTTACAAAGACAATGGACATCTCACTCGGAGGCAAAAAAACTACAATTATGAACTGTCCTCCAAGAGAGTTGTAATTGAACAAGCATTTGGACGCCTTAAAGGCAGATTTCGGCGGTTGAAATATTTAGATATGGCTTTAATGAATAAGATAAAAACTGTGGTGATCGCCGCCTGCGTTTTGCACAATATGTGCATCAAGTGCAATGATCCATGGGAAGAAGAAATGCCTGTGGAACCTGATAACAATGTGGATGATGGGGCCAATGATGGTGTTAATCACAACGAGGATGCCAGGACAAAACGTGACAATATAGCTAGAATGTTAGAGACACTATGA
- the LOC125501675 gene encoding protein ALP1-like isoform X2 gives MDRETFRCHFRLTVQTFEVVLDKVSIALRAGARNVNNGRSSIPPEKSLLLTLWLLATPDSFRSVADRFGTTKSVAHRNFLQITKILSQLAAEYLRWPTIPELRRVRILFDNLRPDNGFPDIIGAVDGTHIAIRAPIIDPKSSSHDSRVWRRSPICQQIEENEIIPEGTHLVGDSAYPLHKYLMTPYKDNGHLTRRQKNYNYELSSKRVVIEQAFGRLKGRFRRLKYLDMALMNKIKTVVIAACVLHNMCIKCNDPWEEEMPVEPDNNVDDGANDGVNHNEDARTKRDNIARMLETL, from the exons ATGGATCGCGAAACCTTCCGATGTCATTTCCGATTGACTGTCCAAACATTTGAG GTCGTTTTGGACAAAGTATCTATTGCACTACGAGCAGGAGCCCGCAATGTAAATAACGGAAGAAGTTCGATACCTCCAGAAAAGAGTCTACTATTAACATTGTGGCTTTTAGCTACTCCAGACTCCTTTCGCTCTGTTGCTGATCGGTTTGGAACCACCAAGAGCGTAGCCCATCGTAACTTCTTACAGATCACAAAGATACTATCTCAACTAGCTGCGGAATATCTAAGATGGCCAACTATACCAGAACTCAGACGTGTGCGGATTCTGTTCGATAATTTGCGCCCTGATAATGGTTTTCCTGATATTATTGGCGCAGTGGATGGTACTCACATTGCCATTCGAGCTCCAATAATAGATCCAAAAA GTTCATCACATGACAGTCGGGTATGGCGTAGAAGCCCCATTTGTCAGCAGATTGAAGAGAACGAAATCATTCCAGAAGGCACGCATCTAGTTGGGGATAGCGCATATCCTTTGCATAAATATTTGATGACACCTTACAAAGACAATGGACATCTCACTCGGAGGCAAAAAAACTACAATTATGAACTGTCCTCCAAGAGAGTTGTAATTGAACAAGCATTTGGACGCCTTAAAGGCAGATTTCGGCGGTTGAAATATTTAGATATGGCTTTAATGAATAAGATAAAAACTGTGGTGATCGCCGCCTGCGTTTTGCACAATATGTGCATCAAGTGCAATGATCCATGGGAAGAAGAAATGCCTGTGGAACCTGATAACAATGTGGATGATGGGGCCAATGATGGTGTTAATCACAACGAGGATGCCAGGACAAAACGTGACAATATAGCTAGAATGTTAGAGACACTATGA
- the LOC125501674 gene encoding uncharacterized protein LOC125501674 isoform X1: MKYTNYPSEQTMMLVPDVPEVQAFFGLKLPTSLPSSLPTSIANPIPILTLNTTEERASSNISKQDSECQRMFHESLQLASCRASCNDQGSSNSAPQNFKWSNATTMLLIELRLEANAEFMKTQKSFNKHWDKILTIFAQHGYSVTREELKSKWKNLLVTYNRNVDKLAKTGESSIEWEFFEKMHDVLGDKRNVEPPPNTLGSTLQINNVNKSLSNNNKNQFQSDTIINTDKENSENDEDTAIDSEVKDDEEQEATQLKIKLVPTLRGNLQKKKKTNRKRKSDVIYEIRDLLGEKKEKALAQQRSMWEEKKEIEQNRTNAILALAEAIRGSKKRRNDSDDES; the protein is encoded by the exons ATGAAATACACAAACTATCCTTCAGAACAAACTATGATGCTGGTACCAGATGTACCAGAAGTTCAGGCGTTCTTCGGTCTGAAATTGCCTACCTCACTACCTTCCTCGCTACCTACCTCAATAGCTAACCCAATCCCAATTCTAACTTTGAACACCACGGAAGAAAGAGCATCTTCCAATATATCTAAACAAG ATTCAGAATGTCAACGTATGTTCCACGAGAGTTTGCAATTGGCATCATGCCGAGCATCATGCAATGACCAAGGGTCATCCAATTCTGCAccacaaaatttcaaatggtCAAATGCTACAACTATGCTTCTAATTGAATTGAGGCTGGAAGCAAATGCAGAGTTCATGAAAACACAGAAATCATTCAACAAACATTGGGATAAGATATTAACCATTTTTGCTCAACATGGGTATTCTGTTACCCGTGAAGAGTTGAaatcgaaatggaaaaatttgctTGTTACCTATAACCGAAACGTCGACAAACTCGCAAAAACGGGTGAAAGTTCCATAGAGTGggagttttttgaaaaaatgcacGATGTTCTTGGAGATAAAAGAAATGTTGAGCCACCACCTAATACATTGGGCTCCACTCTCCAAATAAATAATGTGAATAAATCATTATctaacaacaataaaaatcaattccaATCTGACACAATAATTAACACAGATaaggaaaattcggaaaatgatGAAGACACAGCGATAGATTCCGAGG TGAAAGATGATGAAGAACAAGAGGCTAcacaattaaaaataaaacttgtaCCAACTCTAAGAGggaatttgcaaaaaaaaaaaaaaacaaatagaaagaggaagagcGACGTTATTTATGAAATTAGAGACCTgctgggtgaaaaaaaggaaaaggccCTAGCACAACAGCGATCGatgtgggaggaaaaaaaagaaattgaacagAACCGGACAAATGCTATTCTGGCACTGGCAGAGGCTATCAGAGGTTCAAAGAAACGACGCAATGATTCTGACGATGAAAGTTGA
- the LOC125501674 gene encoding uncharacterized protein LOC125501674 isoform X2: MSGLNLNSDVHFLCTDTDGQPHRDQDKLVIWNNENSECQRMFHESLQLASCRASCNDQGSSNSAPQNFKWSNATTMLLIELRLEANAEFMKTQKSFNKHWDKILTIFAQHGYSVTREELKSKWKNLLVTYNRNVDKLAKTGESSIEWEFFEKMHDVLGDKRNVEPPPNTLGSTLQINNVNKSLSNNNKNQFQSDTIINTDKENSENDEDTAIDSEVKDDEEQEATQLKIKLVPTLRGNLQKKKKTNRKRKSDVIYEIRDLLGEKKEKALAQQRSMWEEKKEIEQNRTNAILALAEAIRGSKKRRNDSDDES; this comes from the exons ATGAGCGGATTAAATCTAAATTCAGACGTACACTTTTTGTGTACTGATACCGATGGGCAGCCTCATCGTGATCAAGATAAACTGGTTATCTGGAATAATGAAA ATTCAGAATGTCAACGTATGTTCCACGAGAGTTTGCAATTGGCATCATGCCGAGCATCATGCAATGACCAAGGGTCATCCAATTCTGCAccacaaaatttcaaatggtCAAATGCTACAACTATGCTTCTAATTGAATTGAGGCTGGAAGCAAATGCAGAGTTCATGAAAACACAGAAATCATTCAACAAACATTGGGATAAGATATTAACCATTTTTGCTCAACATGGGTATTCTGTTACCCGTGAAGAGTTGAaatcgaaatggaaaaatttgctTGTTACCTATAACCGAAACGTCGACAAACTCGCAAAAACGGGTGAAAGTTCCATAGAGTGggagttttttgaaaaaatgcacGATGTTCTTGGAGATAAAAGAAATGTTGAGCCACCACCTAATACATTGGGCTCCACTCTCCAAATAAATAATGTGAATAAATCATTATctaacaacaataaaaatcaattccaATCTGACACAATAATTAACACAGATaaggaaaattcggaaaatgatGAAGACACAGCGATAGATTCCGAGG TGAAAGATGATGAAGAACAAGAGGCTAcacaattaaaaataaaacttgtaCCAACTCTAAGAGggaatttgcaaaaaaaaaaaaaaacaaatagaaagaggaagagcGACGTTATTTATGAAATTAGAGACCTgctgggtgaaaaaaaggaaaaggccCTAGCACAACAGCGATCGatgtgggaggaaaaaaaagaaattgaacagAACCGGACAAATGCTATTCTGGCACTGGCAGAGGCTATCAGAGGTTCAAAGAAACGACGCAATGATTCTGACGATGAAAGTTGA
- the LOC125501669 gene encoding protein ALP1-like, whose product MTPECFEKLLALTGPNLTKKTVVRTPISARTRLEIVLRYLASGDSMVSISFAFRIGNNTASKIIAEGCEEIWRCLKDTVFLVDNAENWTSVAEDFEAKWNFPNCIGAIDGKHVTLQAPANSGSTFYNYKGSHSIVLLACSDAHYRFTLVDIGAEGRQSDGGVFRNSEMGGTFKGDRFQLPSSRAVSSDGPILPYVLVADEAFPLTEYMMRPYPRSRALDRRKKVFNYRLSRARRVVESAFGILAAKWRIFRKPIEASVPTAKKIVQAACCLHNYILSYEAETPLRPRFYSTLSTDERCATSLGLSDIQYLGPHTRSRHATQIREDYATFFEGAGAVPWQWERAMQNDF is encoded by the exons ATGACGCCTGAATGTTTTGAAAAGTTGCTGGCTCTCACAGGACCCAACTTGACAAAAAAGACGGTAGTGCGTACTCCAATCTCAGCTCGTACTCGACTCGAAATCGTACTGCGTTATCTGGCATCCGGGGACAGTATGgtatcaatttcatttgccTTTAGAATCGGAAACAATACTGCATCTAAAATTATTGCTGAAGGTTGTGAAGAAATTTGGCGATGTTTAAAAGACACAGTATTCTTGGTTGACAACGCAGAGAATTGGACATCTGTAGCAGAAGATTTTGAAGCAAAATGGAATTTTCCGAATTGTATTGGGGCTATTGATGGGAAACACGTCACGCTGCAA GCTCCAGCAAATAGTGGTTCCACATTTTATAACTATAAGGGCAGTCACAGCATAGTACTGCTGGCGTGTAGTGATGCGCACTATCGCTTCACATTAGTGGATATTGGAGCAGAAGGTCGTCAGAGCGATGGCGGGGTCTTCAGAAATAGTGAGATGGGTGGTACGTTTAAGGGAGATCGGTTTCAACTACCTTCATCTCGAGCTGTTAGCAGTGATGGACCAATCTTGCCATATGTTCTTGTGGCTGATGAAGCTTTTCCGCTCACAGAATACATGATGAGACCTTATCCTCGAAGCCGTGCATtagatcggagaaaaaaagtctttAATTACCGGCTCAGTAGGGCTCGCAGAGTGGTTGAAAGCGCATTTGGTATTCTTGCAGCAAAATGGAGGATCTTTCGTAAGCCAATTGAGGCATCTGTACCCACTGCTAAGAAAATTGTGCAAGCAGCGTGTTGCCtccataattatatattatcgtaCGAGGCAGAAACGCCTTTGCGGCCaagattttattcaactttaaGCACTGATGAACGGTGTGCAACCTCCCTTGGGCTTTCTGACATCCAATATCTTGGACCACACACACGCAGTCGACATGCAACACAGATAAGGGAAGACTATGCTACCTTTTTCGAAGGCGCAGGTGCAGTTCCCTGGCAATGGGAGAGAGCAATGCAgaacgatttttaa
- the LOC125501670 gene encoding uncharacterized protein LOC125501670 isoform X2, which yields MHFTEENDLLHVDDNFVVTYIPRVDTISTNTQITTDETSQIEGRDEILIQAVFMRPALYNIKLPIKKRTKLKKDALWLEVGQALGGTMTTEAIKKRWQYLRDCFTKSRNKLMKYKPSGSAADILNKGKQCFRFYEQMSFLCDSLPSIPTVSNIEPSSTAAATSDNSGCSSVPPNCNISYVSPATSSGGSTSSSIDPFDVVNNSMRSPPPPSRTPTPGAKRRKTTADNNVELRSALVSALQEKVPQTDAVDGFLARLGEGLRRIPYRERCRLEISFLTQLMEVEDQLNLPD from the exons ATGCACTTCACTGAAGAAAATGACCTGCTCCACGTTGATGACAATTTTGTTGTAACTTATA TCCCGAGGGTGGATACTATCTCAACAAATACGCAAATAACTACCGACGAGACCTCCCAAATTGAAGgaagagatgaaattttgataCAAGCCGTATTCATGAGACCTGCACTTTATAATATCAAGCTGCCCATCAAGAAGCGAACAAAACTTAAAAAGGATGCACTGTGGCTAGAAGTTGGCCAAGCGcttggag GAACAATGACAACTGAGGCGATCAAGAAGCGATGGCAATATTTGAGGGATTGTTTCACCAAATCGAGAAATAAACTTATGAAGTACAAGCCAAGTGGGTCTGCTGCTGACATTTTGAACAAAGGAAAACAATGTTTCCGGTTCTATGAGCAAATGAGTTTTTTATGCGACTCGCTACCAAGCATTCC AACTGTGAGTAATATTGAGCCATCTTCAACCGCAGCCGCCACCTCAGATAATAGTGGATGTTCTAGTGTTCCGCCTAACTGCAACATTTCGTATGTTTCTCCTGCTACTTCGTCAGGGGGATCGACATCTTCGTCTATTGACCCATTCGATGTAGTGAATAATTCAATGAggtcaccaccaccaccctcaAGGACTCCAACACCAGGAGCAAAAA GGCGAAAGACCACAGCTGACAATAACGTCGAATTGCGATCTGCACTAGTATCTGCATTGCAAGAAAAAGTACCACAAACAGATGCAGTGGACGGGTTCCTGGCTAGGCTGGGCGAAGGCTTGCGGAGGATTCCGTATCGTGAGAGATGCCGACTAGAAATTAGTTTCCTAACCCAGCTGATGGAGGTTGAAGATCAATTAAATTTACCAGACTGA
- the LOC125501670 gene encoding uncharacterized protein LOC125501670 isoform X1 — MNQSIDPPVKCGYCGWLIGGCNNIIQHKCFMHFTEENDLLHVDDNFVVTYIPRVDTISTNTQITTDETSQIEGRDEILIQAVFMRPALYNIKLPIKKRTKLKKDALWLEVGQALGGTMTTEAIKKRWQYLRDCFTKSRNKLMKYKPSGSAADILNKGKQCFRFYEQMSFLCDSLPSIPTVSNIEPSSTAAATSDNSGCSSVPPNCNISYVSPATSSGGSTSSSIDPFDVVNNSMRSPPPPSRTPTPGAKRRKTTADNNVELRSALVSALQEKVPQTDAVDGFLARLGEGLRRIPYRERCRLEISFLTQLMEVEDQLNLPD, encoded by the exons ATGAACCAGTCCATCGATCCC CCCGTCAAGTGTGGATATTGCGGATGGCTGATAGGGGGTTGTAACAATATTATTCAGCACAAGTGCTTCATGCACTTCACTGAAGAAAATGACCTGCTCCACGTTGATGACAATTTTGTTGTAACTTATA TCCCGAGGGTGGATACTATCTCAACAAATACGCAAATAACTACCGACGAGACCTCCCAAATTGAAGgaagagatgaaattttgataCAAGCCGTATTCATGAGACCTGCACTTTATAATATCAAGCTGCCCATCAAGAAGCGAACAAAACTTAAAAAGGATGCACTGTGGCTAGAAGTTGGCCAAGCGcttggag GAACAATGACAACTGAGGCGATCAAGAAGCGATGGCAATATTTGAGGGATTGTTTCACCAAATCGAGAAATAAACTTATGAAGTACAAGCCAAGTGGGTCTGCTGCTGACATTTTGAACAAAGGAAAACAATGTTTCCGGTTCTATGAGCAAATGAGTTTTTTATGCGACTCGCTACCAAGCATTCC AACTGTGAGTAATATTGAGCCATCTTCAACCGCAGCCGCCACCTCAGATAATAGTGGATGTTCTAGTGTTCCGCCTAACTGCAACATTTCGTATGTTTCTCCTGCTACTTCGTCAGGGGGATCGACATCTTCGTCTATTGACCCATTCGATGTAGTGAATAATTCAATGAggtcaccaccaccaccctcaAGGACTCCAACACCAGGAGCAAAAA GGCGAAAGACCACAGCTGACAATAACGTCGAATTGCGATCTGCACTAGTATCTGCATTGCAAGAAAAAGTACCACAAACAGATGCAGTGGACGGGTTCCTGGCTAGGCTGGGCGAAGGCTTGCGGAGGATTCCGTATCGTGAGAGATGCCGACTAGAAATTAGTTTCCTAACCCAGCTGATGGAGGTTGAAGATCAATTAAATTTACCAGACTGA
- the LOC105688795 gene encoding protein ANTAGONIST OF LIKE HETEROCHROMATIN PROTEIN 1-like, with product MDSETVLLYIGTIWVKWKAVKNIWQREVMRRKLLSLIHIYETLNPERGDCQRNFWVRPIFTTECRLRQGASDNLVKEMESADKEKYINYFRMTPELFNKLFTVLEPGLTKQTVVRDPIPARTRLEITLRYLASGDSMMSISYAFRVGHNTVSKIVKEGCDKIWNTLKDSVFLTPNVNNWKAIAESFNEKWNFPNCIGAIDGKHVVLQAPPNSGSMYYNYKGTHSLVLLACSDAHYRFTLIDIGAEGRRSDGGIFRTSNIGKRFEEDSLQLPPPQSVYGSSGPILPFVLLGDEAFPLSKYMMRPYPRSSALNRTKKVFNYRLSRARRVVESAFGIMSAKWRIYRRPIIASMSTATKIVQATCCLHNYIISHEAEMPTAQRFYSILSTEERSAGSYALRDIENAGLASHSVHATRVREQYANFFEGEGAVPWQWERVMRNDF from the exons ATGGATTCTGAAACTGTGTTGTTATATATTGGAACTATTTGGGTTAAGTGGAAAGCAGTTAAGAACATCTGGCAGAGAGAAGTTATGCGCCGTAAATTGTTAAGTTTAATTCATATTTATGAGACTTTGAACCCAGAGAGAGGTGATTGCCAACGAAATTTCTGGGTCCGCCCAATATTCACAACAGAATGCCGATTACGACAGGGTGCAAGTGACAATTTGGTCAAAGAAATGGAATCAGCTGACAAAGAGAAATACATCAATTACTTTAGAATGACACCGGAACTCTTTAATAAGTTATTTACTGTGCTGGAACCTGGCCTAACAAAACAAACTGTGGTTCGTGACCCGATTCCTGCCAGAACCCGATTGGAAATTACCCTTCGTTATTTAGCATCGGGCGACAGCATGATGTCAATCTCTTATGCTTTTCGGGTTGGACACAACACCGTTTCCAAAATTGTAAAAGAAGGTTGTGACAAAATATGGAACACTTTGAAGGATTCAGTATTTTTGACGCCGAATGTAAATAATTGGAAAGCAATAGCTGAGAGCTTTAATGAAAAGTGGAACTTCCCTAATTGTATAGGAGCTATTGATGGCAAACATGTAGTACTGCAA gcACCACCGAACAGTGGTTCAATGTACTACAACTACAAGGGGACTCACAGTTTGGTCTTGCTAGCATGCAGCGATGCACACTATCGGTTCACTCTGATCGACATCGGTGCTGAAGGACGCCGAAGCGATGGGGGTATATTCCGGACTAGCAATATTGGCAAACGATTCGAAGAGGATTCACTTCAACTTCCTCCGCCACAATCTGTTTATGGCAGCAGTGGACCAATTTTGCCTTTTGTATTGCTCGGCGATGAAGCTTTCCCACTGTCTAAATATATGATGAGACCATATCCCCGGAGTTCTGCACTAAATAGAACGAAAAAGGTTTTTAATTATAGGCTGAGCAGGGCACGAAGAGTGGTAGAAAGTGCATTTGGAATTATGTCAGCGAAGTGGAGAATTTATCGTCGGCCAATTATTGCATCCATGTCCACCGcaacaaaaattgttcaagCAACATGCTGCTTACACAATTACATAATTTCACATGAAGCTGAAATGCCCACTGCACAGAGATTTTACTCCATCCTAAGCACCGAAGAACGTAGCGCCGGTTCTTATGCCCTCCGTGACATAGAAAATGCTGGTTTGGCATCACACAGCGTTCATGCAACACGAGTCAGGGAGCAAtacgcgaattttttcgaaggtgAGGGTGCAGTGCCCTGGCAATGGGAGAGAGTCATGAGGAACGACTTCTAA
- the LOC105688816 gene encoding uncharacterized protein LOC105688816, whose product MNSSVGPPVKCGYCGWLIQGCNNIIMHKCLEHYNEYIHYLKVDDNFVVTLIPRPDATQNAVSTQDPATTEIVSYRQTATEGVDNDPNFDERLIDAVSERPALYNIRLPVKDRTKLKMQSLWLEVSNVLGGTTPEDAKKRWQYLRDCYIKDKNKQLKYVPSGSAADPSKKTSFRFYERMRFISDQLPNTESVSNLAEPQSPQDSGRFSLSPQGNVELRTVLPGPSSTSSTTSYTSIRPERHTTMSPTPPPRTPTPGSKKRKTDDSNASVRSALLTALQQPVPQPDAVDGILMRLGEGLRRLPYRERAALEIKFLTLLMEAEGRLNLPEVP is encoded by the exons ATGAATTCATCTGTAGGTCCT CCTGTTAAGTGTGGATACTGCGGTTGGCTAATACAAGGATGTAACAACATCATAATGCACAAGTGCTTAGAGCACTATAATGAGTACATCCACTATCTGAAAGTTGATGACAATTTCGTTGTAACATTGA TACCAAGGCCAGATGCCACACAAAATGCTGTCAGCACACAAGATCCAGCTACCACAGAGATTGTCAGTTATCGACAAACAGCAACGGAAGGGGTTGACAATGACCCGAATTTTGATGAGCGCCTCATCGATGCTGTTTCCGAAAGACCTGCACTCTACAACATCAGACTTCCTGTGAAAGAcagaacaaaattaaaaatgcaATCACTGTGGTTGGAAGTCAGCAATGTCTTAGGAG GCACAACCCCGGAAGATGCAAAGAAGAGATGGCAATATTTGCGTGATTGCTATATTAAGGACAAAAACAAGCAGCTGAAATACGTACCTAGTGGGTCTGCAGCTGATCCttcaaaaaaaacttcatttcgCTTTTACGAACGAATGAGATTTATAAGCGACCAATTACCAAATACAGA ATCTGTTAGTAATTTAGCTGAGCCACAATCACCTCAAGATAGCGGCCGCTTCAGCTTGTCACCCCAAGGGAACGTCGAGTTGCGCACTGTTCTTCCCGGTCCATCATCAACGTCATCCACAACCTCTTACACGTCAATACGCCCTGAACGTCACACAACAATGTCACCTACGCCACCTCCTAGAACTCCGACGCCAGGCAGCAAAA aGCGCAAAACAGACGATAGTAATGCAAGTGTGCGTTCTGCATTACTAACTGCTTTGCAGCAGCCTGTGCCACAGCCAGATGCGGTTGATGGCATACTGATGCGACTAGGTGAAGGTCTGCGGAGACTGCCATATCGCGAAAGAGCAGCGTTAGAAATAAAGTTTTTGACGCTACTAATGGAAGCTGAAGGTAGACTGAATTTACCAGAAGTCCCTTGA